In Triticum urartu cultivar G1812 chromosome 6, Tu2.1, whole genome shotgun sequence, the following proteins share a genomic window:
- the LOC125517054 gene encoding uncharacterized protein LOC125517054 has protein sequence MKFNRGRRRSRDSEIAACYGEERLSELPSDVVVKVLGTVKTQWKSNAEDRLSELPNDLLLNILERVGTLDAIRTCILSKRLQELPTMLSQIVIDLSPRDLFEMDGVVAEVTDKILSTRSPHITVHKLKLKFFLVPSRCLSIGKSVGLAMVTQKLDAAEFEIMTQKDFSHCTDAHRLLYAKKFNDFVRDCPDAFAGLTRLHLRNMRFGKSDISNILSHCKRLEFLSFFECDEGVRSVLHVEHAQLVELVIIFGKFETVELACLPKLQRMSYRDWQYDDNPLVLGFVPQLSKLSLACPYLSGKTLNLSKLLANAPTVSDLYLEFRSEKIWIQPECPKVLAPVLAKLRFVNLDHLREECDISWTLFLLGAAPYLEELCITVWDHKCRIESQKSVSKKTDVKWEPSDPHFKQKNLARLTIYGFQSDDNFIGYIRRVIQAAVNIREVSLHSRKVCPLCFEKFPQVALRPSSYPRTSEELDLLREKMTAASATASPVIHFRSLG, from the exons ATGAAGTTCAATAGAGGTCGCCGCCGCAGCCGTGAT TCGGAGATAGCAGCTTGTTATGGAGAGGAAAGGCTAAGCGAGCTGCCAAGTGATGTTGTGGTCAAAGTCCTTGGGACGGTGAAAACACAGTGGAAGAGTAATGCGGAGGACAGGCTAAGCGAGCTGCCCAATGATTTGCTGCTCAACATCCTCGAGAGGGTGGGTACGCTTGATGCCATAAGAACCTGCATCCTTTCGAAGCGACTGCAGGAGCTGCCCACTATGCTCTCGCAGATCGTAATTGATCTCAGCCCTCGTGATTTGTTTGAAATGGATGGTGTTGTGGCTGAAGTGACGGACAAGATCCTTAGTACGAGGTCTCCACACATCACTGTTCACAAGCTGAAGCTCAAATTTTTCTTGGTTCCCTCTCGCTGTCTCTCCATCGGCAAATCTGTCGGCCTCGCCATGGTGACCCAGAAATTGGATGCAGCTGAGTTTGAGATCATGACACAGAAGGATTTCAGCCATTGCACTGATGCCCATCGCCTGCTCTATGCTAAGAAATTCAATGATTTTGTTCGTGATTGTCCGGATGCATTTGCTGGTCTCACGCGGCTGCATCTACGGAATATGAGGTTTGGTAAATCAGATATATCCAACATCCTTAGCCATTGCAAGCGGTTGGAGTTCTTGTCTTTCTTCGAGTGTGACGAGGGGGTCCGTTCGGTGCTCCATGTAGAACACGCTCAACTAGTTGAGCTTGTTATCATCTTTGGGAAATTTGAAACAGTGGAGCTTGCCTGTCTACCAAAGCTCCAGCGGATGTCCTATAGGGATTGGCAGTATGATGATAATCCCTTGGTTCTTGGTTTTGTCCCTCAGCTTTCGAAGCTCAGTCTTGCTTGTCCATACTTATCAGGCAAGACGCTCAACTTAAGCAAGCTGCTTGCTAATGCCCCCACTGTAAGCGATTTGTATCTGGAGTTTCGAAGTGAAAAG atttggattcaACCAGAATGCCCCAAAGTGCTTGCTCCTGTGCTTGCCAAACTACGGTTTGTGAATCTGGATCATCTTCGCGAAGAATGTGATATCTCCTGGACACTGTTCCTTCTTGGAGCGGCACCATACCTAGAGGAGCTTTGCATCACAGTATGGGACCATAAGTGCCGGATCGAGTCACAAAAGAGCGTCTCCAAAAAAACTGATGTAAAGTGGGAACCATCTGATCCTCATTTTAAGCAGAAGAATCTGGCAAGGCTGACTATCTACGGCTTCCAGTCCGATGACAATTTCATCGGATACATTAGACGCGTCATTCAAGCTGCTGTGAACATCAGGGAGGTATCCCTGCACTCCAGGAAGGTGTGCCCATTGTGTTTCGAAAAGTTTCCTCAGGTGGCGCTTCGTCCTTCGAGTTATCCACGGACAAGCGAGGAGCTTGATTTGTTGAGGGAGAAGATGACAGCCGCTTCGGCTACGGCTTCTCCTGTTATTCACTTCCGCTCATTAGGTTGA